In one Shewanella loihica PV-4 genomic region, the following are encoded:
- a CDS encoding substrate-binding domain-containing protein produces the protein MLKLKSILSLAIVASALTLTSAQAEEIIKLATTTSTENSGLLKHLLPKFEQESGYKVQVIATGTGKALKLARQGDVDVVMTHAPAAEAKFVNEGYGILPRGIMENDFVILGPKNDPAKIRSSKTAEEAFAKIADSGAGFVSRGDNSGTNMKELIIWKGAKVEPTFNGYRAVGQGMGKTLLMANELQAYTLSDRGTFVAYKAKLDLAVDYDGGKTLANPYQIMLINPEKYPDLNHKGAKALSDWLIGNEAQGMINSYTVQGEQLFKATYSE, from the coding sequence ATGCTAAAGCTAAAATCGATACTCAGCCTAGCGATCGTCGCCAGTGCCCTAACATTAACCTCAGCCCAGGCAGAAGAGATCATTAAACTGGCCACCACCACCAGCACAGAAAACTCTGGCCTACTCAAGCACCTACTGCCTAAGTTCGAGCAGGAGTCTGGCTACAAGGTTCAGGTTATCGCCACAGGCACGGGTAAGGCCCTCAAGCTGGCTCGCCAGGGCGACGTGGACGTGGTGATGACTCACGCCCCAGCTGCCGAAGCCAAATTCGTTAACGAAGGCTACGGCATACTGCCACGCGGCATCATGGAAAACGATTTTGTGATCTTGGGCCCGAAAAATGACCCAGCTAAGATCCGTAGCAGTAAGACAGCCGAAGAGGCCTTTGCTAAAATAGCCGACTCTGGCGCGGGCTTCGTCTCTCGCGGTGACAACTCTGGTACCAACATGAAAGAGTTGATCATCTGGAAAGGCGCCAAGGTTGAGCCAACATTTAACGGCTACCGCGCCGTGGGCCAAGGCATGGGTAAGACACTGCTGATGGCCAACGAGCTACAAGCCTACACACTATCTGACCGCGGCACTTTCGTGGCCTACAAGGCGAAGCTAGATCTCGCGGTTGACTATGATGGCGGTAAGACACTGGCGAATCCTTATCAAATCATGTTGATCAACCCTGAGAAATACCCAGATCTTAACCACAAAGGTGCTAAGGCGCTGAGTGACTGGCTGATCGGCAACGAAGCCCAAGGCATGATTAACAGCTACACCGTACAGGGTGAGCAACTATTTAAGGCAACATATAGCGAATGA
- a CDS encoding ABC transporter permease: MSEGWLALIQQALSLLFSLDPDVWSIVSVSFSVSLAALAITLIPSMILGFVLAFARFPGRWFATNLVQTTQSIPTVVIGLLVYLMLTRMGPLGDLKWLFTQKGMILGQMMICAPVLIAMSQAAFTSVDKRAWETSRTLGASWLRSVWLVCRELKVPLLMAIVAAFSRILTEVGCSMMVGGNIAGVTRNIPTAIALETSKGDFAQAIALGLVLLILALVLNFTLGTLRGRAEPRSL, from the coding sequence ATGAGTGAAGGCTGGTTAGCCCTAATACAGCAGGCGTTGAGCCTGCTGTTTTCATTAGATCCCGATGTTTGGTCTATCGTCAGCGTCTCCTTTTCTGTCTCTCTGGCTGCGCTGGCGATCACCCTTATTCCCTCTATGATACTGGGCTTCGTGCTGGCCTTCGCCCGTTTTCCCGGACGCTGGTTTGCAACGAATCTGGTACAGACGACCCAATCTATCCCCACAGTGGTGATCGGCCTCTTGGTCTATCTGATGCTTACCCGCATGGGCCCCCTGGGGGATCTTAAATGGCTATTTACCCAGAAAGGCATGATACTGGGACAGATGATGATCTGCGCCCCCGTGTTAATCGCCATGAGTCAGGCCGCCTTTACCAGCGTGGACAAGCGTGCCTGGGAAACCTCACGCACCTTAGGTGCCTCCTGGCTGCGTTCCGTCTGGCTGGTGTGCCGCGAACTCAAAGTACCGCTGTTGATGGCCATAGTCGCGGCCTTTAGCCGCATTCTCACCGAGGTGGGTTGTTCCATGATGGTGGGCGGCAACATCGCCGGCGTCACCCGCAATATCCCCACCGCCATTGCCCTGGAAACCAGTAAGGGCGACTTCGCCCAGGCTATCGCCCTGGGACTGGTACTGCTTATTCTGGCCTTAGTGCTTAACTTCACGCTCGGCACCCTCAGAGGCAGAGCCGAACCTAGGAGCCTATAG
- a CDS encoding ABC transporter ATP-binding protein: MAMVKIIANNIEMRFGSRLLYRFDRLSLAQHQTIHLQGDNGSGKTTLMKMLAGLQAPSSGEIHTEGFAPNPWWRRNPLLGKAVYLHQHPYLFDGSVAYNLNYVQPLCDMTEQEIASRTQTAIEMAQLGSLLNQRAASLSGGERQRLAIARAWIMRPRLLMLDEPTSNMDKLSQQLVLTMVSHLKQQGTGMLISSHQSCSLTGLCEQTWQIQAQAIQVSPSTLDERPFTPSQQELRYVTAN, translated from the coding sequence ATAGCCATGGTCAAGATCATCGCCAACAACATAGAGATGCGTTTCGGCAGCCGCCTGCTGTACCGTTTCGATCGCCTCAGCCTAGCTCAGCACCAGACCATACACCTGCAGGGCGACAACGGCAGCGGCAAAACCACACTGATGAAGATGCTGGCAGGCCTGCAGGCGCCAAGTAGTGGCGAGATCCACACAGAAGGTTTCGCCCCCAATCCATGGTGGCGCCGCAACCCTTTGCTGGGCAAGGCGGTCTATCTGCATCAACACCCCTATCTGTTTGACGGCAGCGTGGCCTACAACCTCAACTATGTGCAGCCCCTTTGCGACATGACGGAGCAGGAGATCGCCTCGCGTACCCAGACGGCTATCGAGATGGCCCAGCTGGGCAGCCTGCTCAACCAGAGAGCCGCCAGCCTCTCCGGCGGCGAGCGCCAACGTCTTGCCATCGCCCGCGCCTGGATCATGCGTCCACGCCTGCTGATGCTGGACGAACCTACCTCCAACATGGACAAGCTGTCCCAGCAGCTGGTACTGACCATGGTCAGCCACCTGAAACAACAAGGCACAGGCATGCTGATCAGCAGCCATCAAAGCTGTTCACTCACCGGCCTGTGCGAGCAGACCTGGCAGATCCAGGCACAAGCAATTCAGGTAAGCCCGTCGACTCTCGATGAGCGCCCCTTCACCCCATCACAGCAGGAGCTGAGATATGTCACCGCAAATTGA
- the mobA gene encoding molybdenum cofactor guanylyltransferase MobA — protein MSPQIDAVILAGGMARRMGGNDKGLVELNDQPMIKHAIDRIKPQVKQILINANRNQNRYAEFGYPVLSDEDSGYLGPLAGMITAMGQTQADYLLVVPCDCPLLPTDLVQRMLAAITAEDAEMAVASDGKREQPVVLLMKPALRGSMKAFLDAGERKIDFWYAKHHCVVCDFSDQPNAFVNVNTPEQKQQLSEAIAH, from the coding sequence ATGTCACCGCAAATTGATGCCGTGATCCTTGCCGGCGGCATGGCCAGACGCATGGGCGGCAACGATAAGGGACTGGTCGAACTCAACGATCAGCCGATGATAAAACACGCAATCGACAGGATAAAACCTCAGGTTAAGCAGATCCTGATCAACGCAAATCGCAACCAGAATCGCTATGCTGAGTTCGGTTACCCAGTATTGAGTGACGAAGACTCGGGTTATTTAGGGCCGCTGGCCGGCATGATCACCGCAATGGGGCAGACCCAGGCCGACTACCTTCTGGTAGTACCCTGCGACTGCCCGCTGCTGCCGACGGATCTGGTGCAGCGTATGCTGGCGGCGATCACCGCAGAAGACGCCGAGATGGCGGTGGCCAGCGACGGTAAACGAGAACAACCTGTGGTGTTACTGATGAAGCCCGCGCTGCGAGGGTCGATGAAGGCCTTCTTGGATGCCGGCGAGCGTAAGATCGATTTCTGGTACGCCAAACACCACTGCGTGGTGTGTGACTTCTCCGATCAGCCCAACGCCTTCGTGAACGTCAACACGCCAGAACAAAAACAACAACTTTCCGAGGCAATTGCCCACTAA